One window from the genome of Sphaerotilus microaerophilus encodes:
- a CDS encoding formate dehydrogenase subunit alpha, with translation MLLTRRPPSRTADTGPRGGSPLVDRLVGGLARSVPIVDRRSFLRRSGLGVGVGLAASQLTLVRRADAADAPKTGDGSGKKVEVKRTVCGHCSVGCAIDAVVENGVWVRQEPVFDSPINLGAHCAKGAAVREHGHGEYRLRTPMKLVDGKYQRISWDQALDEISRKMLELRKASGPDSIFVVGSSKHNNEQAYLLRKWVSFWGTNNTDHQARICHSTTVAGVANTWGYGAMTNSYNDMQNAKAAIYIGSNAAEAHPVSMLHMLHAKENGCKMIVVDPRFTRTAAKADEYVRIRSGSDIPFLFGVMWHIFKNGWEDRKYLEDRVYGMDKVKEEILAKWTPDKVEEACGVNEATAFKVAKILAENRPGTIVWCMGQTQHSIGNAIVRASCLLQLALGNVGKSGGGTNIFRGHDNVQGATDVGPNPDSLPGYYGLAEGSWKHFAKAWGVDFEWIKKQYASPAMMTKSGMTVSRWIDGVLEKNELIDQDSNLRGLFFWGHAPNSQTRGLEMKKAMDKLDLLVVVDPFPSATAAMAAMPGNKDDLNPNRAVYLLPAATQFETSGSCTASNRSLQWREKVIDPLWESRTDHMIMYQLAEKLGFGKELVKNYKMVQGKGGMEPEVESILREINKCVWTIGYTGQSPERLKAHMRNMNVFDVKTLKATGGIDKETGYKLDGDYFGLPWPCYGTPELRHPGSPNLYDTSRHVMEGGGNFRANFGVEREGVSLLAGDGSHSLGAELTTGYPEFDHVLLKKLGWWGDLSEDEQKAAEGKNWKTDPSGGIIRVAMQVHGCHPFGNAKARAVVWNFPDPIPQHREPLYSTRADLVAKYPTHDDKKAFWRLPTLYKSVQEKNKDIGKTFPLIMSSGRLVEYEGGGEETRSNPWLAELQQDMFVEINPKAANDRGIRNGDWVWIKTPPMAAVPDFKGLRVKALVTERVDAETVWLPFHFSGRWGGVDLAAYYPEGAKPVVRGEAVNTATTYGYDSVTMMQETKTTVCQVEKATA, from the coding sequence ATGTTGCTGACCCGACGCCCCCCCTCCCGAACCGCCGACACGGGCCCCCGTGGCGGCTCACCGCTGGTTGACCGCCTGGTGGGCGGATTGGCGCGCAGCGTGCCCATCGTCGACCGGCGCAGCTTCCTGCGCCGCAGCGGCCTGGGCGTGGGGGTTGGCCTGGCCGCCAGCCAGCTCACGCTGGTGCGGCGCGCCGATGCGGCCGATGCACCCAAGACGGGCGACGGCTCGGGCAAGAAGGTCGAGGTCAAGCGCACGGTCTGTGGCCACTGCTCGGTGGGCTGCGCGATCGACGCAGTGGTCGAGAACGGCGTCTGGGTGCGCCAGGAGCCGGTGTTCGACTCGCCCATCAACCTGGGCGCTCACTGCGCCAAGGGCGCGGCGGTGCGCGAGCACGGCCACGGCGAGTACCGCCTGCGCACGCCGATGAAGCTGGTCGACGGCAAGTACCAGCGCATCAGCTGGGACCAGGCGCTCGACGAGATCTCCAGGAAGATGCTGGAGCTGCGCAAGGCCAGCGGCCCGGACTCGATCTTCGTGGTCGGCTCCTCCAAGCACAACAACGAGCAGGCCTACCTGCTGCGCAAGTGGGTGTCGTTCTGGGGTACGAACAACACCGACCACCAGGCGCGCATCTGCCACTCCACCACCGTCGCGGGCGTCGCCAATACCTGGGGGTATGGCGCGATGACCAACTCCTACAACGACATGCAGAACGCCAAGGCGGCGATCTACATCGGCTCCAACGCGGCGGAAGCCCACCCGGTGTCGATGCTGCACATGCTGCATGCCAAGGAGAACGGCTGCAAGATGATCGTGGTGGATCCGCGTTTCACCCGCACGGCCGCCAAGGCCGACGAGTACGTGCGCATCCGCTCCGGCTCGGACATCCCCTTCCTGTTCGGGGTGATGTGGCACATCTTCAAGAACGGCTGGGAAGACCGGAAGTACCTGGAGGACCGCGTCTACGGCATGGACAAGGTCAAGGAGGAGATCCTGGCCAAGTGGACGCCCGACAAGGTCGAGGAGGCCTGCGGCGTCAACGAGGCCACCGCCTTCAAGGTCGCCAAGATCCTGGCCGAGAACCGCCCCGGCACCATCGTCTGGTGCATGGGCCAGACGCAGCACAGCATCGGCAACGCCATCGTGCGGGCGTCGTGCCTGCTGCAGCTGGCTCTGGGCAACGTCGGCAAGAGCGGCGGCGGCACCAACATCTTCCGCGGCCACGACAACGTGCAGGGTGCCACCGACGTGGGCCCCAACCCGGACTCCCTGCCCGGCTACTACGGCCTGGCCGAGGGCTCCTGGAAGCACTTCGCCAAGGCCTGGGGCGTCGACTTCGAGTGGATCAAGAAGCAGTACGCCTCGCCCGCGATGATGACCAAGTCCGGCATGACGGTGTCGCGCTGGATCGACGGCGTGCTGGAGAAGAACGAGCTGATCGACCAGGACAGCAACCTGCGCGGCCTGTTCTTCTGGGGCCACGCGCCCAACTCCCAGACCCGCGGCCTGGAGATGAAGAAGGCGATGGACAAGCTCGACCTGCTGGTCGTGGTCGATCCCTTCCCCAGCGCCACCGCCGCGATGGCGGCGATGCCGGGCAACAAGGACGACCTGAACCCCAACCGCGCGGTCTACCTGCTGCCGGCGGCCACGCAGTTCGAGACCAGCGGCTCCTGCACCGCCTCCAACCGCTCGCTGCAGTGGCGCGAGAAGGTCATCGACCCGCTCTGGGAGAGCCGCACCGACCACATGATCATGTACCAGCTGGCCGAGAAGCTCGGCTTCGGCAAGGAGCTGGTCAAGAACTACAAGATGGTCCAGGGCAAGGGCGGCATGGAGCCCGAGGTCGAGTCGATCCTGCGTGAGATCAACAAGTGCGTCTGGACCATCGGCTACACCGGCCAGAGCCCGGAGCGGCTGAAGGCGCACATGCGCAACATGAACGTCTTCGACGTCAAGACGCTCAAGGCCACGGGCGGCATCGACAAGGAGACCGGCTACAAGCTCGACGGCGACTACTTCGGCCTGCCCTGGCCCTGCTACGGCACGCCCGAGCTCCGGCACCCCGGCTCGCCCAACCTCTATGACACCAGCCGCCACGTGATGGAGGGCGGCGGCAACTTCCGCGCCAACTTCGGCGTGGAGCGCGAGGGCGTCTCGCTGCTGGCGGGCGACGGCTCACACTCGCTGGGCGCGGAGCTGACCACGGGCTACCCCGAGTTCGACCACGTGCTGCTCAAGAAGCTCGGCTGGTGGGGCGACCTCAGCGAGGACGAGCAGAAGGCCGCCGAGGGCAAGAACTGGAAGACCGACCCCTCCGGCGGCATCATCCGCGTGGCGATGCAGGTGCACGGCTGCCACCCCTTCGGCAACGCCAAGGCGCGCGCGGTGGTCTGGAACTTCCCGGACCCGATCCCGCAGCACCGCGAGCCGCTGTACTCCACCCGCGCCGACCTGGTCGCCAAGTACCCCACCCACGACGACAAGAAGGCCTTCTGGCGTCTGCCCACGCTCTACAAGAGCGTGCAGGAGAAGAACAAGGACATCGGCAAGACCTTCCCGCTGATCATGTCCAGCGGCCGGCTGGTCGAGTACGAGGGCGGCGGCGAGGAGACCCGCTCCAACCCCTGGCTGGCCGAGCTGCAGCAGGACATGTTCGTCGAGATCAACCCCAAGGCCGCCAACGACCGGGGCATCCGCAACGGCGACTGGGTCTGGATCAAGACCCCGCCGATGGCCGCGGTGCCGGATTTCAAGGGTCTGCGCGTCAAGGCCCTGGTGACCGAGCGGGTGGACGCCGAGACCGTCTGGCTGCCCTTCCACTTCTCCGGCCGCTGGGGCGGCGTCGACCTGGCGGCCTATTACCCCGAAGGTGCCAAGCCGGTGGTGCGTGGCGAGGCGGTCAACACCGCCACCACCTACGGCTACGACAGCGTGACGATGATGCAAGAGACCAAGACCACCGTCTGCCAGGTCGAGAAGGCCACCGCTTAA
- the fdh3B gene encoding formate dehydrogenase FDH3 subunit beta — translation MARMKFICDSERCIECNGCVTACKAEHDLPWGVNRRRVVTLNDGVPGEKSISVACMHCSDAPCMAVCPVNCFYRTDEGVVLHDKDVCIGCGYCSYACPFGAPQFPSNGTFGLRGKMDKCTFCAGGPEANGSAAEFEKYGRNRLAEGKLPACAEMCSTKALLGGDGDIVADIFRTRVIQRGKGSEVWGWGTAYGKPAGGATPAPAKEPGKS, via the coding sequence ATGGCACGAATGAAGTTCATCTGCGACTCCGAGCGCTGCATCGAGTGCAACGGCTGCGTCACCGCCTGCAAGGCCGAGCACGACCTGCCTTGGGGCGTGAACCGCCGCCGCGTGGTCACGCTCAACGACGGCGTGCCGGGCGAGAAGTCCATCTCGGTGGCCTGCATGCATTGCAGCGACGCGCCCTGCATGGCGGTGTGCCCGGTCAACTGCTTCTACCGCACCGACGAGGGCGTGGTGCTGCACGACAAGGACGTGTGCATCGGCTGCGGCTATTGCAGCTACGCCTGCCCGTTCGGCGCGCCGCAGTTCCCCAGCAACGGCACCTTCGGCCTGCGCGGCAAGATGGACAAGTGCACCTTCTGCGCCGGCGGCCCGGAGGCCAACGGCAGCGCCGCCGAGTTCGAGAAGTACGGCCGCAACCGCCTGGCCGAAGGCAAGCTGCCCGCCTGCGCCGAGATGTGCTCCACCAAGGCGCTGCTGGGCGGCGACGGCGACATCGTGGCCGACATCTTCCGCACCCGCGTGATCCAGCGCGGCAAGGGCAGCGAGGTCTGGGGCTGGGGCACCGCCTACGGCAAGCCCGCTGGTGGCGCCACCCCCGCACCCGCCAAGGAGCCGGGCAAGTCATGA